Proteins encoded within one genomic window of Myxococcales bacterium:
- a CDS encoding DUF302 domain-containing protein translates to MTTPNYSIRSELSLPLDDALAKVTAALAKEGFGIITKIDLKEKLNEKLSVEIDPYLILGACLPAFAYQAIQAEKEIGLFLPCNVIVYREGAKTVVAAINPLEAMSSIDNEKMTEIAREVTARLRRVIQSLD, encoded by the coding sequence ATGACCACGCCTAACTATTCGATTCGCAGCGAATTGTCGCTGCCCCTCGACGACGCGTTGGCCAAGGTCACCGCGGCGCTGGCCAAGGAAGGGTTCGGCATCATCACCAAGATCGACCTGAAGGAAAAACTGAATGAAAAATTGAGCGTGGAAATCGATCCGTACCTGATTCTCGGCGCCTGCCTGCCCGCCTTCGCCTACCAGGCCATCCAGGCGGAAAAGGAAATCGGGTTGTTTCTGCCCTGCAACGTCATCGTTTACCGGGAAGGCGCCAAGACCGTGGTCGCGGCGATCAACCCGCTCGAAGCGATGAGTTCGATCGACAACGAAAAAATGACCGAAATCGCCCGGGAGGTCACCGCCCGCCTGCGACGGGTCATTCAAAGCCTGGATTGA
- a CDS encoding RluA family pseudouridine synthase — MPIQLMNLPVSPEYHQTRLDVFLANCHPDLSRKKAAALIESGAVRVDDRLVITKAFLVSAGQTVAIDRPTTVLAASPDETHFLAVLYEDDDLAAVIKPGGVHSAPQRGGERGTLAQFLLARFPEMAAVGFSPLEPGLCHRLDFWTSGVLLAAKKQPIFKAVRLAFDLHEIKKEYLALCAGSPPDRFRIEAPIAHPTRRAAHVVTDEKKGRGAVPAATEFETLEHFAHAALVRAVCHTGAMHQVRAHLKEAGHPLLGDTVYGGPPEPDKRFWLHAATIELPHPRTRRPLFVECPLPADFEARLAALHGENPPETEEMDED; from the coding sequence ATGCCGATACAGCTCATGAACCTGCCGGTCAGTCCGGAATATCACCAGACGCGCTTGGACGTCTTCCTGGCCAATTGCCATCCGGACCTGTCGCGGAAAAAGGCCGCCGCGCTGATTGAATCGGGCGCGGTGCGGGTCGATGATCGCCTCGTGATCACCAAGGCGTTTCTCGTCAGCGCCGGGCAGACGGTCGCCATCGACCGGCCGACCACGGTGCTGGCGGCCTCGCCCGACGAAACGCATTTTCTCGCGGTGCTTTACGAAGACGACGACCTGGCGGCGGTCATCAAACCGGGCGGCGTGCACAGCGCGCCCCAACGCGGCGGCGAACGCGGCACCCTGGCGCAGTTCCTGCTGGCGCGCTTTCCGGAGATGGCGGCGGTCGGTTTCTCGCCGCTCGAGCCGGGGCTTTGCCACCGGTTGGATTTCTGGACTTCCGGCGTGCTGCTGGCCGCGAAAAAGCAGCCGATTTTCAAAGCCGTGCGCCTGGCGTTCGACCTGCACGAAATCAAAAAAGAGTATCTCGCGCTCTGCGCCGGCTCGCCGCCGGACCGCTTTCGCATCGAAGCGCCGATCGCCCATCCCACGCGCCGCGCGGCGCATGTCGTCACCGACGAGAAAAAAGGCCGCGGCGCCGTGCCGGCGGCCACCGAATTCGAAACCCTCGAACACTTTGCGCACGCCGCGCTCGTACGGGCCGTCTGCCATACCGGCGCGATGCACCAGGTGCGCGCCCACTTGAAAGAAGCCGGCCATCCGCTGTTGGGAGACACCGTGTACGGCGGGCCGCCGGAACCGGACAAGCGCTTTTGGCTGCACGCCGCGACGATCGAATTGCCGCATCCGCGCACCCGCCGGCCGCTTTTCGTGGAATGCCCGTTGCCCGCGGATTTCGAGGCGCGCCTAGCGGCGCTGCACGGCGAAAATCCGCCGGAAACGGAAGAAATGGACGAGGATTGA